From a single Lolium rigidum isolate FL_2022 chromosome 7, APGP_CSIRO_Lrig_0.1, whole genome shotgun sequence genomic region:
- the LOC124674071 gene encoding uncharacterized protein LOC124674071 yields the protein MSNRARWVMKYEKGLVDILHENNNSHYRTPHGWKTEGWRKIVRDFNHRHPDAGFTKVQIQEHETQLKKDYKLIKSILQRDGVSWDQSASMIRTTDEIWDEIIDVSPKARKYQSKSFPLLQTLEILLERDIPEGVGNIDEEGNDITPLLSMPRRPSGTVPGSTDEDENNISTLQRTLELGSQGLDDLDLLQNQTEEVLERPQPGADPKPQRAEEPAQSSSCIEPQKDKRKKRKAADIQQTMEAYLDFRMKQARTKEQTKKDGEQFSISRCIKALHAMTELSDQIRVLAADVFKDAVNREIFLSYEPRLRALWLKREVNRLLC from the exons ATGTCAAACAGAGCAAGGTGGGTGATGAAGTATGAAAAGGGGCTTGTCGATATACTGCATGAGAACAATAATTCGCACTACCGGACTCCACATGGATGGAAAACTGAGGGATGGAGGAAAATTGTCAGGGACTTCAATCATAGGCACCCAGATGCAGGATTTACTAAAGTTCAAATTCAGGAACATGAGACCCAACTGAAGAAAGACTATAAACTGATAAAATCCATCCTCCAGCGTGATGGTGTTTCCTGGGACCAGAGTGCTTCTATGATTAGAACGACAGATGAAATCTGGGATGAGATAATCGAC GTGTCACCCAAGGCTCGGAAGTACCAAAGTAAGAGCTTTCCATTGCTTCAAACGCTGGAGATCTTGCTTGAAA GGGATATTCCTGAAGGGGTTGGGAATATTGATGAGGAAGGCAACGACATCACCCCACTGCTAAGCATGCCAAGAAGACCTTCTGGAACAGTTCCTGGAAGCACTGATGAGGATGAGAACAATATCAGCACACTTCAAAGAACTCTGGAGCTAGGATCACAAGGTCTGGATGATCTTGATCTTTTGCAAAATCAGACTGAAGAGGTACTCGAAAGACCACAGCCTGGGGCAGACCCAAAGCCACAAAGAGCTGAGGAACCTGCGCAATCGAGCTCATGCATAGAGCCACAAAAGGACAAGCGCAAGAAGCGCAAGGCGGCTGACATCCAACAGACCATGGAGGCTTACCTAGACTTCAGAATGAAACAGGCTCGCACAAAAGAACAAACCAAGAAGGATGGAGAACAATTCTCGATTTCAAGGTGTATCAAGGCTCTACATGCTATGACAGAGCTGTCTGATCAGATCAGGGTCCTAGCTGCTGATGTTTTCAAGGATGCAGTGAACCGGGAGATCTTCCTCTCGTATGAGCCGAGGCTTCGCGCACTATGGCTTAAGAGGGAAGTCAACAGGTTACTCTGTTGA
- the LOC124675578 gene encoding uncharacterized protein LOC124675578, which translates to MGHDGAHHPPASRDARKKRGNRSSAKLKQCKLDARREQWLSQVKDGKEAATTVPAVPTVPGSGKGAGSNAGSPILASPHPPLPRRRREDAGAAGQDIGGSSDFDSPMPSPGSDNSRGGGCARRKRCSSTGGGPSLSSVSSLWSSSRSVSDAEDDDTGSGPDEENGVLDDWEAVADALSVDDDSSHCHQSMTAPAAPRNSAPPANAAKRTEPIRSNARAWKPDDMFRPQSLPSISKQASFPTGIGSCWGMRMGAAHQSTLPSPASCPICYEDLDPTDSSFLPCPCGFHLCLFCHKRILEADGRCPGCRKQYNAVPAGGGGGATAPVRISRSCSIGPRR; encoded by the exons ATGGGGCACGACGGCGCTCACCACCCGCCCGCATCGCGCGATGCGAGGAAGAAGAGG GGGAACCGGTCCTCGGCGAAGCTCAAGCAGTGCAAGCTCGACGCGCGCCGCGAGCAGTGGCTGTCGCAAG TCAAAGACGGGAAGGAGGCCGCAACTACGGTTCCGGCTGTGCCAACGGTTCCAGGATCAGGCAAAGGCGCAGGGTCGAATGCGGGTTCGCCAATCCTTGCCTCGCCGCACCCTCCACTCCCCCGCCGGCGCAGAGAGGATGCTGGTGCCGCCGGTCAAGACATAGGCGGCAGCAGCGACTTCGACTCCCCGATGCCCAGCCCCGGCTCGGACAACTCCAGGGGCGGCGGCTGCGCGCGGAGGAAGCGCTGCTCCAGCACCGGCGGCGGGCCCAGCCTCAGCAGCGTCAGCAGCCTGTGGTCCAGTTCCAGGAGCGTGAGCGATGCCGAGGACGACGACACGGGCAGCGGCCCCGACGAGGAGAACGGGGTGCTGGACGACTGGGAGGCTGTCGCCGACGCGCTTTCGGTCGACGATGACAGCAGCCACTGCCACCAGAGCATGACGGCCCCAGCAGCTCCGAGGAACTCGGCGCCGCCGGCGAATGCAGCGAAGAGGACAGAACCGATCCGCAGCAACGCGAGGGCTTGGAAACCTGATGATATGTTCCGTCCGCAGAGCTTGCCCAGCATTTCCAAGCAGGCCAGCTTCCCGACAGGTATCGGCAGCTGCTGGGGGATGCGTATGGGTGCGGCACATCAGAGCACTCTCCCTTCGCCGGCATCGTGCCCGATATGCTACGAGGATCTTGACCCGACGGACTCGAGCTTCCTCCCCTGCCCGTGTGGGTTTCACCTGTGCCTCTTCTGCCACAAGAGGATCCTCGAGGCAGATGGACGCTGCCCAGGGTGCAGGAAGCAGTACAATGCAGTGcctgctggaggaggaggaggagcaacagCACCAGTGCGTATATCTCGCTCTTGCAGCATTGGTCCGAGACGCTAG